The Deltaproteobacteria bacterium genomic interval CGCCGATTCCGAGCAGCGGGATCATGAACACGAGCAGCGCGAGGGAAGGGATGGTCTGGATGACGCCGGCCGTGGCGAGGATCGCCTGCCCCAGCCGCGGCCGCCGCCAGGCGAACACGCCGAGGGGCACCGCGAATGCGATGGCGGCGGCCAGCGAAACGGCCACGAGAAACAGGTGCTCGACGGTGCGCTTGCCGATGCGGCGCAATGCGCTTCCTGCCGCCGCGGCCTGCGAGATGCCGAATCTCTCGCGCAGGAAGTCCGAGGCGACCTGCGCCTCGGGAACGCGCTCGAGCAGGGCCCGCGCATTCATCGCCACCATCTCGCGCGCCGAGATCGCGCCTTCCAGACGCGCCAGCGCCTGCGAGGCGGCCTCGGGCAGGTCGGTCCGCTGCAGGAGAACGGCGTCGTACCTGGGGAAGGCGCGGCGGTCGTCCACCAGCACGACGAGGTCACCCGCCTGGATCTCGGCGTCGGTCGAGTAGAGGTCGGTGGCGGCGATGCCGCCCGAACGCAGCGCCCGGTACGCGAGCTCGTGTTGCATGCCGCGCACGTGCGCGTCCGAGAAGCCGTACACCTCGCGCAGGCGCGGCCAGCCGTCGCGGCGGCGGAGGAACTCGTTGGTCAGCCCGATCTCGAGCTCGCGGTGTCGCGCCAGGTCCGACAGCGACCGGATGCCTTGCCGCTCCGACTCCGCCCGGCGCATGCCGATCGCGTACGTGTCCTCGAATCCCAGGCTGCCTCCGGCGCGCAAGCCCAGGCGGGGCAGTGCGCCCGCGAGATCGCGTTTTCCTTCCAGGAGCTCCTCGACGATGGTGCCCGTGTACTCGGGATAGAGGTCGATCTGGCGGGCTCGGAGCGCTTCCCAGAGCACGCGCGTGCCGCCCACCTCCCGGCGGTGCTCCGCTTCGACACCCGCGGACCGCAGCGTCTGGACGGCGATCTCCGCGAGGATCACCGACTCGGTGAACTGCTTGGACCCGATCTGCAGCGCCGCCGCCAATGCCAGCGCAATCATGGCGACCGCCTGTGCGCCTGGACGAATCGTGCGACGAACTCGTCGGCGGGCGCGCGCGCGAGCTCCTCCACAGGCCCCTGCTGCACGATGCGCCCGTCCCGGAGCAGGACCGCGTTGCCGGCGAGGAAGGCCGCTTCGGCGAGATCGTGCGTCACCATCACCACTGTCTTTCCCAGCCGCGCGAAGGCGTCGCGCAGGTCCTGCTGCAGATCGAACCGCGTCATTGGATCGAGGGCGCCGAGCGGCTCGTCGAGGAGCAGGACCTCGGGATCGAGCATCAGCGCCCGCATCAGGCTGACCCGTTGCGCCTGCCCACCGGAGAGCTGGCGGGGAAAACGGCGCAACGCGTCGTGCGGAAGGCGGACGACTGCCGCGAGCTCTTCGATCCGCGCGGCGACGCGCGTCGCATCCCACCGAAGCCAGCGCGCGACCAGCGCGACGTTCTCGTTGGCCCCGAGGTGAGGGAACAGCGCGCCACCTTGGACTACGTATCCGATCTGGCGCCGGATCGGCTCCAGCCCGTCGGGTGGCAGGGGGCGGCCCCGGAAGCGCACGGTGCCGCTATCGGGTCGAATCAACCCGTTCAGCATCCGCAGCAGGGTGGATTTCCCCGCGCCGCTCGGTCCGATGAGCGCCGTCGTCGTCGCCTCGGGAATCGCCAGATCGATCGGTCCGACGACCACCGCGCCGCCGTAGCGTTTCACCACTGCCGTAGCTTCGAAGACCGCCATGCGGGCACGAACGTAGCGTGCGCGCGCCGTCCCGGCGAGCCCCGCCTCGGCGGCACCTCGCCGCACGCGCCGGACGGGCGCACCTTCGCAGCGGAGGACTGGAAATGGAAAGCATCAAGCATGCGCTGGGCGAGACGCTCGGGAGCGACGTGGTGCGCCTGCTGAATGCGGTGGAGCGGGGCGATCACGACTCCATCGACGGCACGCAGGCGCTGGCGCAGTTCGAACGTCTCACTCGCGACCTCCATCCGGTGAAGTTCCTGGAGGTGGCGCGAGAAGCGTTGGGATTCCTCTCCCGCCCGCAGCGGCTCGCCTTGGCCGAGCTCCTGCAGGCGCGCGCCCGCTATACGGATCTGACGGCTCCAGGCCTGATGAAGCAGGGCTTGCAGGATCCGGGAGAGATCGCCCTCGCGCTGCAGGCGCTGCACAACGAAGATCCGGAGCTGGTCATCGAGCTGCTCGGCTCGGAGTTTCGCCACCTGCCGGTGATGAAGCTGACGCTGGCGGCGCTCGCTGCCGTCGCTGCGAAGCACCGCGTCCTTCCGGCCGATCACCTCCGGTAGGTCCGCCTGCGATAATCGTGAGGACGTGTTCCAGTCCTGGTACTCGACTTGTCCGCGGGGCGCGGAAGAGGCTCTCGAAGGAGAGCTGCGGGGCATCGGAGCAAAAGGCATCCGCGC includes:
- a CDS encoding ABC transporter permease subunit, producing MIALALAAALQIGSKQFTESVILAEIAVQTLRSAGVEAEHRREVGGTRVLWEALRARQIDLYPEYTGTIVEELLEGKRDLAGALPRLGLRAGGSLGFEDTYAIGMRRAESERQGIRSLSDLARHRELEIGLTNEFLRRRDGWPRLREVYGFSDAHVRGMQHELAYRALRSGGIAATDLYSTDAEIQAGDLVVLVDDRRAFPRYDAVLLQRTDLPEAASQALARLEGAISAREMVAMNARALLERVPEAQVASDFLRERFGISQAAAAGSALRRIGKRTVEHLFLVAVSLAAAIAFAVPLGVFAWRRPRLGQAILATAGVIQTIPSLALLVFMIPLLGIGAGPAIVALFLYSLLPILRGTHAGLSGIAPELLESAEALGLPASAVLRRIELPLAAPSMLSGIKTAAVIDVGTATLGALIGAGGYGQSILTGIRLADTGLILEGAIPAGLMALAVQAVFDVLEWAIVPHGLRE
- a CDS encoding ATP-binding cassette domain-containing protein, whose amino-acid sequence is MAVFEATAVVKRYGGAVVVGPIDLAIPEATTTALIGPSGAGKSTLLRMLNGLIRPDSGTVRFRGRPLPPDGLEPIRRQIGYVVQGGALFPHLGANENVALVARWLRWDATRVAARIEELAAVVRLPHDALRRFPRQLSGGQAQRVSLMRALMLDPEVLLLDEPLGALDPMTRFDLQQDLRDAFARLGKTVVMVTHDLAEAAFLAGNAVLLRDGRIVQQGPVEELARAPADEFVARFVQAHRRSP